The following are from one region of the Nostoc cf. commune SO-36 genome:
- a CDS encoding EcsC family protein, giving the protein MADKPQETKVNKLVNSSRETSEVGIQTQSSVENEPSIFESFIKTVAQTGQAVLDTAVGVGEATAKETHKLIEQTTQSSGQVVNRLSENWLIRRVSGVLNLNWLINDNNLVDLEKAEAAAKKLKQQYPNESPSQIAHRIMVEKATQAGTVGLATSILPGMAVALLAIDLTATTKLQSEMLYQIASVYGLDLKDPARKGEILAIFGLALGGGRLLKAAGLGLLRNVPLAGAVIGASSNATMIYSLGYAACRFYETKLDESTSLASPQTLATLKAESEKYLESAIAQEAVMDQILVHMILASHPDKTLEEILPELQAVKLSPNSLDAIAQNIKSPKSLDILLNQLNRDFAVPLLVQCKKIAQLDNKTTRLEQEIIEAIANKFNIDANKIGR; this is encoded by the coding sequence ATGGCAGACAAACCCCAAGAAACAAAGGTGAATAAATTAGTTAATTCATCCAGAGAAACTTCAGAAGTAGGAATTCAGACTCAATCATCAGTAGAAAATGAACCTTCTATATTTGAGTCTTTTATTAAAACTGTTGCTCAAACTGGCCAAGCAGTTTTAGACACAGCAGTAGGAGTGGGAGAAGCGACAGCCAAAGAAACACACAAGTTGATTGAGCAAACAACTCAAAGCAGTGGTCAGGTTGTGAATCGCCTCAGCGAAAATTGGCTGATTAGAAGAGTATCTGGAGTGTTAAATCTAAATTGGCTAATTAATGATAATAACCTTGTTGATTTGGAAAAAGCAGAAGCGGCAGCAAAGAAGCTTAAGCAACAGTATCCAAATGAATCACCCAGCCAGATTGCTCACAGAATTATGGTGGAAAAAGCAACTCAAGCAGGGACAGTGGGACTAGCCACTAGTATTTTGCCAGGTATGGCAGTTGCATTGTTGGCAATTGATTTAACAGCGACAACAAAATTGCAGTCAGAAATGCTTTATCAAATTGCATCTGTCTACGGGTTGGATTTAAAAGATCCAGCTCGTAAAGGTGAAATTTTGGCAATTTTTGGGTTGGCTTTGGGTGGAGGGCGTCTTTTGAAAGCTGCGGGATTAGGCTTGTTGCGAAATGTGCCTTTAGCGGGTGCGGTAATTGGCGCTAGTTCTAATGCAACGATGATCTATTCATTGGGGTATGCTGCTTGTCGATTTTACGAAACCAAGCTGGATGAATCAACTTCTCTGGCGTCCCCGCAGACATTAGCAACATTAAAAGCCGAAAGTGAAAAGTATCTGGAAAGTGCGATCGCTCAAGAAGCCGTGATGGATCAAATCTTAGTTCACATGATCCTAGCCAGTCATCCAGATAAGACTTTGGAAGAAATTTTGCCAGAATTACAAGCTGTAAAACTCAGTCCTAACTCGTTGGATGCCATTGCCCAAAATATCAAATCGCCTAAGTCTTTAGATATACTGCTCAATCAGCTAAATCGTGATTTTGCTGTACCCTTGCTCGTTCAGTGTAAAAAAATTGCCCAGCTTGATAATAAGACTACACGACTTGAGCAAGAAATAATAGAAGCGATCGCCAACAAATTTAATATTGACGCAAATAAAATTGGTAGATAG
- a CDS encoding leucyl aminopeptidase gives MKIQPSDKPLLEWAGDSLAIGLFEDAVELTGELATLDQKFSGILKELIAEEEFKGKANSTIFTRVNAGSPVRKLILVGLGKPETLKPDTLRRAAAAVARVGKKQKSKILGFSFPLWNNDPAASAQAIAEGVELALYQDIRFKSEPEDKGSQIETVDLLGFGGQEAAITRANQIVSGVNLARQLVAAPPNAVTPITLAETAQAIANEHGLQLEILEREECEKLGMGAFLGVAQASDLPPKFIHLTYKPEGTPKKKLAIIGKGLTFDSGGLNIKGAGSGIETMKIDMGGAAATLGAAKAIAQLKPDSEVHFISAVTENMISGRAMRPGDILTASNGKTIEVNNTDAEGRLTLADALVYTDKLGLDAIVDLATLTGANVIALGEDIAGLYTPDDAVASQIEKAAETSGEKIWRMPMEEKYFEGLKSGIADMKNTGPRPGGAITAALFLKQFVKQTPWAHIDIAGPVWTDKENGYNSAGATGYGVRRLVNWVEGSGE, from the coding sequence ATGAAAATTCAACCGAGTGATAAGCCTTTGCTAGAGTGGGCAGGCGATAGTTTGGCAATTGGATTATTTGAAGATGCAGTAGAGTTAACCGGAGAACTGGCAACTTTAGATCAAAAGTTTTCTGGGATCTTAAAAGAACTGATTGCCGAAGAAGAATTTAAAGGTAAAGCCAATAGCACTATTTTTACCCGTGTGAATGCTGGTAGCCCAGTGCGGAAATTGATTTTAGTAGGTTTAGGAAAACCAGAAACACTAAAACCAGATACTCTGCGCCGCGCTGCTGCTGCTGTAGCTAGGGTAGGAAAGAAGCAAAAAAGCAAAATTCTGGGTTTTAGTTTTCCATTGTGGAACAATGATCCAGCAGCCAGTGCCCAAGCGATCGCAGAAGGTGTTGAATTAGCACTGTACCAAGATATTCGCTTTAAATCAGAACCCGAAGATAAAGGTTCACAAATAGAAACCGTAGATTTACTAGGATTTGGTGGACAAGAAGCCGCCATCACCCGCGCCAATCAAATTGTTTCAGGCGTAAATTTGGCACGGCAATTAGTGGCAGCACCACCTAATGCCGTAACACCAATTACTTTGGCAGAAACTGCTCAAGCGATCGCCAACGAACACGGTTTACAACTAGAAATTCTAGAACGGGAAGAGTGCGAAAAGTTAGGTATGGGTGCTTTTTTAGGAGTAGCCCAAGCTTCCGATTTACCACCTAAATTCATTCACCTGACTTACAAACCAGAAGGTACACCCAAAAAGAAACTGGCAATTATTGGCAAAGGTTTAACCTTCGACTCCGGCGGACTCAATATTAAAGGTGCTGGTAGCGGCATCGAAACCATGAAAATTGACATGGGTGGTGCAGCAGCTACCTTGGGCGCAGCAAAAGCAATTGCTCAACTCAAGCCAGATTCAGAAGTTCACTTTATCTCGGCGGTGACTGAGAACATGATTAGCGGCCGTGCCATGCGCCCAGGAGACATTCTCACAGCATCAAACGGCAAAACAATCGAAGTGAACAACACCGACGCTGAAGGACGTTTGACCTTAGCAGATGCCTTGGTGTATACCGACAAATTGGGATTAGATGCGATCGTTGATTTAGCCACCCTGACTGGAGCCAACGTCATTGCCTTGGGTGAAGATATTGCTGGTTTATACACTCCCGATGATGCTGTAGCTTCCCAGATCGAAAAAGCTGCGGAAACTTCAGGAGAAAAGATTTGGCGAATGCCAATGGAAGAAAAATATTTTGAAGGGCTAAAGTCTGGCATAGCGGACATGAAAAATACAGGCCCGCGCCCAGGCGGTGCAATTACTGCTGCCCTTTTCCTCAAACAATTCGTCAAACAAACCCCTTGGGCGCACATAGATATTGCTGGCCCAGTGTGGACAGATAAAGAAAATGGCTACAACAGCGCAGGGGCAACCGGTTACGGCGTTCGGAGGCTAGTTAACTGGGTAGAAGGAAGTGGGGAGTAG
- the plsX gene encoding phosphate acyltransferase PlsX: MRSTRVRIAIDAMGGDHAPGEIVAGALRAREELGVDVLLVGDPQQIEAALPSKTSLGQVEIVTAEEAIAMDEEPLNAVRRKRKASINVAMDLVKQQKADAVFSAGHSGAAMASALLRLGRLPGIERPAIGTVFPTIIAGKPVLVLDVGANVDCRPQFLEQFGVMGSAYSQYVLGTTEPKVGLLNIGEEDSKGNDAAVRAHQLLRENSQINFIGNAEGRDVLSGRFDVIVCDGFVGNVLLKFAEAVGEVILQILREELPQGLHGQIGSALLKPNLKRVKQRMDHAEHGGALLLGVAGVCLIGHGSSQAPSIFNAIRMAKEAVDNEVIQRIQSQYILERESG; encoded by the coding sequence ATGAGATCGACTCGTGTACGGATCGCAATTGACGCAATGGGAGGGGATCACGCACCTGGTGAAATCGTTGCTGGCGCGTTGCGAGCAAGAGAAGAATTGGGTGTAGATGTATTGTTGGTTGGTGATCCGCAACAAATAGAAGCTGCCTTGCCATCAAAAACAAGTTTAGGGCAGGTGGAGATCGTGACTGCTGAGGAAGCGATCGCTATGGATGAGGAGCCTTTAAATGCAGTTAGACGCAAACGTAAGGCTTCTATCAATGTAGCGATGGATTTAGTCAAGCAGCAAAAGGCAGATGCCGTATTTTCTGCGGGTCACTCTGGGGCAGCGATGGCATCAGCTTTGCTCCGCTTAGGACGATTGCCAGGAATTGAGCGCCCAGCCATCGGCACAGTTTTTCCGACAATTATTGCTGGTAAGCCAGTGCTGGTACTTGATGTCGGCGCAAATGTAGATTGCCGTCCCCAGTTTTTAGAGCAGTTTGGCGTTATGGGGTCAGCTTACAGTCAGTATGTCTTGGGGACAACTGAACCAAAGGTGGGTTTGCTGAATATCGGTGAAGAAGACTCCAAAGGCAATGATGCAGCCGTCCGCGCCCACCAACTGCTACGCGAAAATTCCCAAATTAATTTTATTGGCAATGCTGAAGGGCGTGATGTGCTTTCCGGTCGCTTTGATGTGATTGTCTGCGATGGCTTTGTAGGTAATGTATTGTTAAAATTTGCCGAAGCCGTTGGAGAAGTGATTCTGCAAATTCTGCGGGAAGAATTACCCCAAGGATTGCACGGTCAAATCGGTTCAGCACTCTTAAAACCAAACCTGAAGCGGGTTAAGCAGCGCATGGATCACGCCGAACACGGCGGCGCTTTGCTGTTAGGCGTGGCAGGAGTCTGTTTAATTGGTCACGGCAGCTCCCAAGCACCCTCAATTTTTAATGCAATTCGCATGGCAAAAGAAGCTGTTGACAACGAGGTGATACAACGAATTCAGTCCCAATATATCCTAGAGCGTGAGAGCGGTTAG
- a CDS encoding beta-ketoacyl-ACP synthase 3, with protein sequence MQNLGVAITGSGSAVPATSLHNQTLSELVETSDEWIATRTGIRQRRLALPSESLSVLATAASSQAIAASGIKAEDLDLILLATSTPDDLFGSACQVQAKLGATNAVAFDLTAACSGFVFGLVTAAQYIRTGVYKNVLLIGADILSRWVDWEDRRTCVLFGDGAGAVVLQADKSDRLLGFALKSDGTQNHHLNLAYAGASQELLPDVNITKGTYQPITMNGKEVYRFAVQKVPEIIDKALFQANISVEQIDWLILHQANQRIIDAVAQRLNIPEHKVISNLAQYGNTSAASIPLALDEAVRQGKIKPNDIVATSGFGAGLTWGAAIFQWGR encoded by the coding sequence GTGCAAAACTTAGGCGTAGCAATTACCGGAAGCGGCTCGGCAGTACCAGCAACTTCCTTACACAACCAGACATTGAGTGAACTAGTTGAAACATCAGATGAGTGGATCGCTACAAGAACAGGAATTCGTCAACGGCGATTAGCATTGCCATCTGAGTCCTTGAGTGTACTCGCTACTGCCGCTAGCAGTCAGGCGATCGCAGCTTCGGGAATTAAAGCAGAAGACCTAGACCTGATTCTACTAGCGACTTCCACCCCGGATGATTTGTTTGGTAGTGCTTGTCAAGTACAAGCTAAATTGGGAGCCACCAACGCAGTAGCCTTTGACTTGACAGCAGCCTGCTCTGGCTTTGTGTTTGGTCTAGTTACAGCAGCCCAATACATTAGAACCGGCGTCTATAAAAACGTGCTATTAATCGGGGCAGATATCCTGTCTCGCTGGGTAGATTGGGAAGATCGGCGCACTTGTGTATTGTTTGGTGATGGTGCAGGAGCGGTAGTATTGCAAGCTGACAAAAGCGATCGCTTATTAGGATTTGCCCTTAAAAGTGATGGCACTCAAAACCATCACCTCAATCTTGCTTATGCAGGCGCTTCCCAAGAACTGCTCCCTGATGTAAATATTACAAAAGGCACTTACCAACCGATCACGATGAACGGCAAAGAAGTCTACCGCTTTGCTGTCCAAAAAGTGCCAGAAATCATTGATAAAGCCTTGTTTCAAGCCAACATCAGCGTTGAGCAAATAGATTGGCTGATATTGCATCAAGCCAATCAACGAATTATCGATGCCGTTGCCCAACGTCTAAATATCCCAGAACATAAAGTTATAAGTAATCTTGCCCAGTATGGCAATACCTCAGCTGCTTCCATCCCCTTAGCCTTAGATGAAGCAGTACGGCAAGGGAAAATTAAACCCAATGACATAGTTGCTACATCCGGCTTTGGTGCTGGTCTTACCTGGGGTGCGGCAATTTTTCAATGGGGAAGATAA
- the fabD gene encoding ACP S-malonyltransferase, with protein sequence MTKTAWVFPGQGSQALGMGMDLLDIPSAKDKFAQAEEILGWSVIEICQKEEEKLSQTLYTQPILYVVESILADLLREDGHQPDLVAGHSLGEYSALYVAGVFEWSAGLYLVKRRAELMDSAVGGMMAALMNFDREQLETVIAQTPDVVLANDNSPAQVVISGTTEAVQAVMTQVKAKRAVPLKVSGAFHSHLIAPAAAEFQDILESVEFQPATVPVLSNVEPIASIDAEILKQRLNKQMTGSVRWREICLQLPANGIERVMEIGPGKVLTGLIKRSSPDLILKNIQSVADLGTAK encoded by the coding sequence ATGACAAAAACTGCATGGGTGTTTCCCGGACAAGGTTCCCAAGCGCTGGGAATGGGAATGGATTTATTAGATATACCATCAGCTAAAGACAAATTTGCCCAGGCTGAGGAAATTTTAGGCTGGTCTGTAATAGAAATCTGTCAAAAAGAAGAAGAAAAACTATCACAGACGCTATACACTCAACCAATTCTTTATGTGGTAGAAAGCATTCTTGCTGATCTTCTCCGAGAAGATGGACACCAGCCAGATTTAGTTGCTGGCCACAGTTTGGGAGAATATTCTGCCCTTTATGTAGCGGGTGTCTTTGAGTGGTCGGCTGGTTTATATTTAGTAAAGCGTCGCGCAGAACTCATGGATAGTGCCGTCGGTGGAATGATGGCAGCTTTGATGAACTTTGACCGCGAACAGTTGGAAACAGTCATTGCCCAAACGCCTGATGTAGTGCTAGCAAATGACAATAGTCCGGCTCAGGTGGTAATTTCAGGCACGACTGAGGCTGTACAAGCAGTGATGACTCAAGTTAAAGCAAAGCGTGCGGTTCCCCTAAAAGTTTCTGGAGCATTTCACTCACATTTAATAGCACCAGCAGCTGCGGAATTTCAAGATATTTTAGAATCTGTAGAATTTCAGCCAGCTACTGTGCCAGTGTTGTCTAATGTAGAACCAATTGCGTCTATTGATGCCGAGATTTTAAAGCAGCGCTTAAATAAACAAATGACTGGTTCTGTAAGATGGCGAGAAATTTGTCTGCAATTACCAGCCAACGGAATTGAGCGAGTAATGGAAATTGGCCCTGGTAAAGTGCTAACTGGATTGATTAAACGTAGTAGCCCTGACTTAATATTAAAAAATATCCAGAGTGTTGCTGATTTAGGCACTGCAAAATAA
- a CDS encoding sensor histidine kinase yields MNFLEIFSLNTYLCHSMLTQFRQIFNKQWSLKSVHVVKNRPTSLTHKTLINMALRVMAVVLVSAGVSYIHVMSRLETQTQTQLEKYISARGEQESSIFRLAQDNLALLRDRLLLEFKQPTNIDFQAEFERQYFSWNDGTRRNFPQNQPIKDFDSTRYAGSFIGRNVQITEELQQRLFRANTLISAYGAAWSNRFVDTYFVTRENVSLCYWKGVPFGLQSPPDLYHPKEEYFYIAAPQHNPSRSPKWTGVYLDPSVKLWMVSAIVPIYEGDRFLGIVGHDVVLTELMEHTIQDQLPGTYNLIFRSDGRLIVHPHRTAQIQQAQGQLKIDAIKDPHLNRIFQLVTKAQPKTHILENSQDREYLAVNRLQGPDWYFVTVYPKSLLSGEAWDTAQFILISGAVALLVEVLLLLSVLQQQIAKPLQQLTAASNQLANGDFAIDLDTTRQDELGGLASSFNSMAIQLKTSFIELEQVNNALELRVEERTTTLQNTLEELRRTQAQMIQSEKMSALGQLVAGVAHEINNPVSFIYGNLTYVQNYAQDLLEFIQLYQYHYPNPVAEIQAEAKELDLEFIRDDLPKMLSSMEIGTNRIREIVLSLRNFSRLDEAEFKAVDIHQGIDSALLILQHRLKAQPQRPVIEVIKSYDKLPPVICYPSELNQVFMNILSNAIDALEDANQQRPPTEIASHPNTIWIHTRLLSEKQAMIAIADNGLGVSETTLKRLFDPFFTTKDVGKGSGLGLSISYQIVTELHQGKLDCNSTLGKGAEFVITLPIEANLIA; encoded by the coding sequence ATGAATTTTCTGGAAATCTTCAGCCTAAATACTTATCTCTGCCATTCCATGCTTACCCAATTTAGACAAATCTTTAACAAACAGTGGTCTTTGAAGTCTGTCCATGTCGTTAAGAATCGTCCCACCTCACTGACCCACAAAACATTAATTAATATGGCACTGCGAGTAATGGCGGTGGTACTCGTGTCTGCTGGAGTGAGCTATATCCATGTCATGTCTCGTTTGGAAACCCAGACTCAAACGCAGCTAGAAAAGTACATCAGCGCACGGGGAGAGCAAGAAAGTAGTATCTTTCGACTTGCACAGGATAACCTCGCTTTGCTGCGCGATCGGCTTTTGCTGGAATTCAAACAACCCACTAATATTGATTTCCAGGCTGAATTTGAGCGGCAGTATTTTTCTTGGAACGATGGTACTCGACGCAATTTTCCTCAAAATCAACCGATCAAAGACTTTGATTCGACTCGATATGCCGGATCATTCATTGGTCGAAATGTGCAAATTACTGAAGAACTACAGCAACGCCTGTTCAGGGCTAACACACTAATTAGTGCCTACGGAGCTGCTTGGTCTAATCGGTTTGTCGATACCTATTTTGTTACACGAGAAAATGTATCGCTTTGCTACTGGAAAGGGGTGCCGTTCGGATTGCAGTCACCGCCCGATCTGTATCATCCAAAAGAGGAATATTTCTATATTGCCGCTCCTCAACATAACCCGTCTCGATCACCGAAATGGACAGGTGTTTATCTTGATCCAAGTGTTAAGCTCTGGATGGTTTCGGCAATTGTACCGATTTATGAGGGCGATCGCTTCCTGGGTATTGTAGGACATGATGTGGTCTTAACTGAACTGATGGAGCATACGATCCAGGATCAATTACCAGGAACCTACAATCTGATTTTTCGCTCAGACGGTCGTTTAATTGTCCACCCCCACCGCACTGCCCAAATTCAGCAAGCTCAAGGTCAACTCAAAATCGATGCAATTAAAGATCCCCATCTCAACCGTATTTTTCAGCTAGTTACAAAGGCTCAACCGAAAACCCATATCCTCGAAAATAGCCAAGACCGTGAATACTTAGCAGTGAATCGCTTACAAGGCCCAGACTGGTATTTTGTCACAGTCTATCCGAAATCACTGCTATCGGGGGAAGCATGGGATACGGCTCAGTTTATCTTAATATCCGGTGCAGTGGCGCTGCTGGTTGAAGTGTTGTTGCTCTTGTCGGTGTTGCAACAACAAATTGCTAAACCCCTCCAGCAATTAACCGCCGCTAGTAACCAACTTGCTAACGGTGATTTTGCGATCGATCTCGATACCACGCGACAGGATGAACTGGGAGGACTTGCTAGTTCTTTCAACAGTATGGCAATTCAGTTAAAGACTTCTTTCATCGAACTTGAACAGGTAAATAATGCCTTAGAGCTAAGGGTTGAGGAGCGGACAACAACATTACAAAATACACTTGAAGAACTACGTCGTACCCAAGCCCAGATGATCCAGAGTGAAAAAATGTCAGCCTTGGGGCAACTGGTGGCAGGCGTGGCACATGAGATCAATAATCCTGTCAGCTTCATTTACGGCAACCTCACCTATGTACAAAATTATGCTCAAGATTTATTGGAATTTATTCAACTGTATCAGTATCACTATCCCAATCCAGTCGCTGAAATTCAAGCTGAGGCTAAAGAATTGGATCTGGAATTTATTCGAGATGATTTGCCCAAAATGCTATCTTCGATGGAAATTGGCACCAATCGTATTCGTGAAATTGTGTTATCACTTCGCAATTTCTCCCGTTTAGATGAAGCTGAATTTAAGGCGGTTGATATTCATCAGGGCATTGATAGTGCGTTATTAATTTTGCAACATCGTTTGAAAGCTCAACCGCAGCGTCCAGTAATAGAAGTGATAAAAAGCTATGATAAATTGCCTCCGGTGATCTGCTATCCCAGCGAACTCAATCAGGTATTTATGAATATTTTGTCTAATGCGATTGATGCGTTAGAAGATGCAAATCAGCAGCGCCCGCCTACAGAAATTGCTTCACATCCCAATACAATTTGGATTCATACTCGCTTGCTATCTGAAAAACAAGCCATGATTGCGATCGCAGATAACGGTCTTGGAGTTTCAGAAACAACTCTAAAAAGATTATTTGATCCCTTTTTCACGACTAAAGATGTAGGTAAAGGATCTGGATTGGGTTTATCTATCAGCTATCAAATTGTGACTGAACTGCATCAAGGTAAACTTGATTGTAATTCCACACTAGGAAAGGGCGCAGAATTTGTCATAACCTTACCGATAGAAGCTAACTTAATAGCTTGA